A section of the Streptomyces sp. SCL15-4 genome encodes:
- a CDS encoding MFS transporter: MTSPLTTFAAPSPAVRWTPRLWGTLLVLCAAMFLDALDVSMVGVALPSIGSDLHLSTSTLQWIVSGYILGYGGLLLLGGRTADLLGRRQVFLVALAVFALASLLGGLVDSGPLLIASRFVKGLSAAFTAPAGLSIITTTFPEGPLRNRALSIYTTCAATGYSLGLVFSGLLTEASWRFTMLLPAPVALVALFVGMKLLPRSERERGHGGYDVPGAVLGTASMLLLVFTVVQAPEAGWTSARTILSFAAVAVMLVVFVLVERRSPSPLIRLGVLRSGPQVRAQLGALTFVGSYTGFQFLVTLYMQQVLGWSAMHTALAFLPAGALVALSATKVGTVIDRFGTGRLIVLGFVMMTAGYALFLRIDLNPVYASVILPTMLLVGAGFALSYPSLNVQATNGVDEHEQGMVSGLLNTSVQVGGALFLAVVTAVVTAHAPEKATPQAVLDSYRPGLVVVTIVAVVGLLLSLSGLRRPRPAHSVVVARSTVTEADADRVPVRD; the protein is encoded by the coding sequence ATGACCTCTCCGCTCACCACCTTCGCGGCCCCGTCCCCGGCCGTGCGCTGGACTCCCCGGCTGTGGGGCACCCTTCTGGTGCTGTGCGCCGCGATGTTCCTGGACGCGCTCGACGTGTCGATGGTCGGCGTCGCCCTCCCGTCCATAGGCTCGGATCTCCATCTGTCCACGTCGACCCTTCAGTGGATCGTCAGCGGCTACATCCTGGGCTACGGCGGCCTGCTCCTCCTCGGCGGCCGGACCGCCGACCTGCTCGGCCGGCGCCAGGTGTTCCTGGTGGCGCTCGCCGTCTTCGCGCTCGCCTCGCTGCTCGGCGGTCTCGTGGACTCGGGCCCGCTGCTGATCGCGAGCCGCTTCGTCAAGGGCCTCAGCGCGGCCTTCACGGCACCGGCCGGCCTGTCGATCATCACCACCACGTTCCCGGAGGGCCCGCTGCGCAACCGGGCCCTGTCGATCTACACCACCTGCGCCGCCACCGGCTACTCCCTGGGCCTGGTCTTCTCCGGCCTGCTCACCGAGGCCAGCTGGCGGTTCACGATGCTGCTGCCGGCGCCGGTCGCGCTGGTCGCCCTGTTCGTGGGCATGAAGCTGCTGCCGCGCAGCGAGCGCGAGCGCGGCCACGGCGGCTACGACGTCCCGGGCGCCGTCCTCGGCACCGCCTCGATGCTGCTGCTCGTCTTCACCGTCGTCCAGGCACCCGAGGCCGGATGGACCTCGGCCCGCACGATCCTGTCCTTCGCCGCCGTGGCCGTCATGCTGGTGGTGTTCGTCCTCGTCGAGCGGCGCAGCCCCAGCCCGCTGATCCGGCTCGGAGTGCTGCGCTCGGGCCCGCAGGTGCGGGCCCAGCTCGGCGCGCTGACCTTCGTCGGCAGCTACACGGGCTTCCAGTTCCTGGTCACCCTCTATATGCAGCAGGTGCTGGGCTGGTCCGCCATGCACACGGCGCTGGCGTTCCTCCCGGCGGGCGCGCTGGTGGCGCTCTCCGCGACCAAGGTCGGCACCGTCATCGACCGGTTCGGCACGGGACGGCTGATCGTGCTGGGCTTCGTCATGATGACGGCCGGCTACGCGCTGTTCCTGCGCATCGACCTGAACCCGGTCTACGCGTCCGTGATCCTGCCGACCATGCTGCTGGTCGGCGCGGGCTTCGCCCTGTCCTACCCGTCCCTCAACGTCCAGGCCACCAACGGCGTGGACGAGCACGAGCAGGGCATGGTCTCGGGTCTGCTGAACACCTCGGTGCAGGTGGGCGGCGCGCTCTTCCTGGCCGTGGTGACGGCGGTGGTGACCGCGCACGCCCCCGAGAAGGCCACTCCGCAGGCCGTCCTGGACAGCTACCGGCCCGGACTGGTCGTGGTCACGATCGTCGCCGTCGTGGGGCTGCTGCTCTCGCTCAGCGGACTGCGCCGGCCCCGGCCGGCCCACTCCGTCGTGGTCGCCAGGTCCACCGTGACGGAGGCGGACGCGGACCGGGTCCCGGTCCGCGACTAG
- a CDS encoding MarR family transcriptional regulator has translation MAAKNAEQGLVEQWREILTLHARTQCELDRVLHGHGLCASDFEVLDLLAEGMAPDGGCAYRVQEISDRVHLSQSALSRLIARLEKDGLVARGMCAEDRRAVRVSLTAKGRALHGEVRPVQRQVLARMLAGTG, from the coding sequence ATGGCGGCGAAGAATGCCGAGCAGGGGCTCGTGGAGCAGTGGCGGGAGATTCTGACGCTGCACGCCCGCACCCAGTGCGAACTGGACCGGGTGCTGCACGGGCACGGGCTGTGCGCCAGCGACTTCGAGGTCCTCGACCTGCTGGCCGAGGGCATGGCCCCGGACGGCGGCTGTGCCTACCGGGTGCAGGAGATCTCCGACCGGGTCCATCTCAGTCAGAGCGCGCTGTCCCGGCTCATCGCCCGGCTGGAGAAGGACGGCCTCGTGGCGCGCGGCATGTGCGCGGAGGACCGGCGCGCGGTGCGGGTCTCCCTCACGGCGAAGGGGCGCGCGCTGCACGGTGAGGTACGGCCCGTGCAGCGCCAGGTGCTGGCCCGGATGCTGGCCGGCACGGGCTGA
- a CDS encoding maleylpyruvate isomerase family mycothiol-dependent enzyme produces the protein MKITDFLETLDREGRLLAAAAAAAGPDAKVPTCPEWQVRDLLRHTGAVHRWAAAMVADRATAPRPLADPPEAADDELLTWYRDGHRLLVDTLAAAPAELECWTFHPAPVSSPLAFWTRRQAHETTVHRYDAERARGGEPSPIATDFAADGIDELLRGFHARDRSRLRSEEPRVLRVRAVDAGADAVWTVRLTAAPPVTVRAAEGEVEAELSGPADRLYLALWNRTDVPRVTGDPALAALWRERSGV, from the coding sequence ATGAAGATCACCGACTTTCTCGAAACCCTGGACCGCGAGGGCCGGTTGCTGGCCGCGGCCGCCGCTGCCGCGGGTCCCGACGCCAAGGTGCCGACGTGCCCCGAGTGGCAGGTGCGCGACCTGCTGCGGCACACCGGAGCGGTACACCGCTGGGCCGCCGCCATGGTCGCCGACCGGGCCACCGCGCCCCGGCCGCTGGCCGATCCGCCGGAGGCGGCCGACGACGAGCTGCTGACCTGGTACCGGGACGGTCACCGCCTGCTGGTGGACACGCTGGCCGCCGCGCCCGCCGAGCTGGAGTGCTGGACCTTCCACCCGGCGCCCGTCTCGTCGCCGCTCGCGTTCTGGACCCGTCGGCAGGCGCACGAGACGACCGTGCACCGCTACGACGCCGAACGAGCGCGCGGCGGTGAGCCGTCCCCGATCGCCACGGACTTCGCGGCGGACGGCATCGACGAACTGCTGCGCGGCTTCCACGCCCGCGACCGCAGCCGCCTGCGCAGCGAGGAGCCGCGCGTGCTGCGGGTGCGTGCGGTGGACGCGGGTGCGGACGCCGTGTGGACCGTACGGCTCACGGCGGCGCCGCCGGTGACGGTGCGCGCGGCGGAAGGTGAGGTGGAAGCCGAACTGTCGGGCCCGGCCGACCGGTTGTACCTGGCGCTGTGGAACCGGACGGACGTCCCGAGGGTGACCGGTGACCCGGCGCTCGCGGCCCTGTGGCGGGAGCGGTCCGGGGTCTGA
- a CDS encoding MFS transporter, with product MPGRSLTALRAAITAFFALDGFIFAGWVVRIPDIKHQTHASAGALGLALLGVSAGAVLTMTLTGRLCRRYGSHPVTVVCMVVLALSVALPPLTHSAPALGAVLLLFGAGYGGVNVAFNSAAVDLVAALRRPIMPSFHAAFSLGGMVGAGLGGLVAEHFSPTRHLLGLTVVGLLVTAVAGRTLLRCEPPAPPEHSGTPAAQPGGKSRRGLVVVFGLVAMCTAYGEGAMADWGALHLQQDLAASAGTAATGYACFALAMTIGRLSGTALLARLGRARTVIAGGSVAAAGMLLGALAPSVWAALAGFAVTGLGLANLFPVALDQAGALAGPSGVALASTLGYGGMLLGPPAIGFMADWFSLSTALTSVAALAAVATVLGVATRRSFTDPASPSGPAR from the coding sequence GTGCCGGGCCGCAGCCTCACGGCACTGCGCGCGGCGATCACCGCATTCTTCGCACTGGACGGTTTCATCTTCGCGGGCTGGGTCGTCCGCATCCCCGACATCAAGCACCAGACGCACGCCTCCGCCGGCGCCCTCGGGCTCGCTCTGCTCGGGGTGTCCGCCGGTGCCGTGCTCACCATGACGCTGACCGGCCGGCTGTGCCGTCGCTACGGCAGCCATCCGGTGACCGTGGTCTGCATGGTGGTGCTCGCGCTCAGCGTGGCGCTGCCCCCGCTCACCCATTCGGCGCCCGCGCTGGGGGCCGTGCTGCTGCTGTTCGGCGCGGGCTACGGCGGCGTGAACGTGGCGTTCAACAGCGCCGCCGTCGATCTGGTCGCCGCGCTGCGCAGGCCGATCATGCCGAGTTTCCACGCGGCCTTCAGCCTGGGCGGAATGGTCGGCGCGGGTCTCGGCGGACTGGTGGCCGAGCACTTCTCCCCCACTCGCCACCTGCTGGGCCTCACCGTGGTCGGGCTGCTCGTGACGGCCGTCGCCGGGCGCACCCTGCTGCGGTGCGAGCCGCCGGCGCCGCCGGAGCACTCAGGGACGCCGGCGGCGCAGCCGGGCGGGAAGTCCCGGCGCGGTCTCGTCGTCGTCTTCGGGCTCGTCGCGATGTGCACGGCGTACGGGGAGGGCGCGATGGCCGACTGGGGGGCGCTCCACCTCCAGCAGGACCTCGCGGCCTCCGCCGGCACCGCGGCCACGGGCTATGCGTGCTTCGCGCTCGCCATGACCATCGGCCGGCTGTCCGGGACGGCGCTGCTGGCCCGGCTCGGCCGGGCCCGGACCGTGATCGCCGGCGGCAGCGTCGCGGCGGCCGGCATGCTGCTCGGTGCGCTCGCGCCCTCGGTGTGGGCGGCGCTGGCGGGTTTCGCGGTCACCGGTCTCGGCCTCGCCAACCTCTTCCCCGTCGCACTGGACCAGGCGGGCGCGCTGGCCGGCCCGTCCGGTGTCGCCCTCGCCTCCACCCTCGGCTACGGCGGCATGCTCCTCGGACCGCCCGCGATCGGCTTCATGGCCGACTGGTTCTCCCTGTCCACCGCGCTCACCAGCGTGGCCGCGCTGGCCGCGGTCGCCACCGTCCTCGGCGTGGCGACGCGCCGCTCCTTCACAGACCCCGCTTCGCCATCCGGACCAGCGCGCTGA
- a CDS encoding luciferase family protein: MTLASRALAQLATWPDLRQTVPSCGLGQAVSSAHGEIVHFHSERDVDLLLTDRAVRRFTKDLKNSGAIRIVRGSPWVTLRLDAASDVDLLLTLVSVALQAPQTWPDPAGRPAAGCNDQRGAGFVKADLGRI, encoded by the coding sequence ATGACGTTGGCCTCGCGCGCGCTCGCGCAACTGGCGACCTGGCCGGATCTGAGACAGACCGTCCCCAGCTGTGGCCTGGGTCAGGCGGTGAGTTCCGCCCACGGCGAGATCGTCCACTTCCACTCCGAGCGTGATGTCGATCTGCTGCTCACCGACCGGGCCGTCAGGCGCTTCACCAAGGACCTCAAGAACTCGGGCGCGATCAGGATCGTGCGCGGCTCGCCGTGGGTGACGCTGCGCCTGGACGCCGCGAGCGACGTCGACCTGCTGCTGACGCTGGTGAGCGTGGCGCTCCAGGCCCCGCAGACGTGGCCGGACCCGGCCGGCCGGCCGGCGGCGGGCTGCAACGACCAGCGGGGCGCGGGATTCGTGAAGGCCGACCTCGGCCGCATCTGA
- a CDS encoding DeoR/GlpR family DNA-binding transcription regulator yields MSRDARWKALLELLVERGRLEVEEAAAELAVSAATIRRDFDQLAEQQMLVRTRGGAVVHGVSYELPLRYKTARRASEKQRIAKAVAELLAPGEAVGLTGGTTTTEVARALAVRGDLATGSPALTVVTNALNIANELAVRPQFKIVVTGGVARAQSYELIGPLADGVLGQITLDVAVLGVVGFDVTHGASAHDEAEAAINRLLCERAERVVVAADSSKLGRRAFARICGAELVDTLVTDTAVERETVRRLEEAGVRVLAV; encoded by the coding sequence ATGTCCCGGGACGCCCGCTGGAAGGCGCTGCTGGAACTGCTCGTGGAGCGCGGCCGGCTGGAGGTCGAGGAGGCGGCGGCCGAGCTGGCGGTGTCGGCGGCGACGATCCGCCGGGACTTCGACCAGCTCGCCGAGCAGCAGATGCTGGTCCGCACCCGGGGCGGAGCGGTGGTGCACGGGGTGTCGTACGAACTCCCGTTGCGCTACAAGACGGCCCGGCGCGCCTCGGAGAAGCAGCGCATCGCCAAGGCGGTGGCCGAACTCCTGGCGCCGGGCGAGGCGGTGGGGCTGACCGGCGGTACGACCACCACGGAGGTGGCCCGCGCGCTGGCCGTGCGCGGCGATCTGGCCACCGGCTCGCCGGCGCTGACCGTCGTCACCAACGCCCTCAACATCGCCAACGAGCTTGCCGTGCGGCCCCAGTTCAAGATCGTGGTGACGGGCGGGGTGGCGCGCGCGCAGTCGTACGAACTCATCGGTCCGCTCGCGGACGGGGTGCTGGGCCAGATCACGCTGGACGTGGCCGTGCTCGGAGTCGTGGGCTTCGACGTCACGCACGGGGCGTCGGCGCACGACGAGGCGGAGGCCGCCATCAACCGCCTGCTGTGCGAGCGCGCCGAGCGGGTGGTGGTCGCCGCCGACTCCAGCAAGCTGGGCCGCCGCGCGTTCGCCCGGATCTGCGGGGCCGAGCTGGTGGACACGCTGGTGACGGACACGGCGGTGGAGCGGGAGACGGTACGGCGGCTGGAGGAGGCGGGCGTGCGGGTGCTGGCGGTGTGA
- a CDS encoding SIS domain-containing protein, which translates to MTHVENELNSQPECWIRAAEQAERHRDALPRTGERVAVVGCGTSYFMAQAVAALREGAGQGETDAFAASEFPHGRSYDRVLALTRSGTTTEVLDLLREAAGRTRTTAVTADPDTPVGTAADDLVVLDFADERSVVQTRFATTALTLLRAHLGLHTDAVVADARTALAAPLPEGLAECAQFTFLGRGWTVGLANEAGLKMREASLSWTESYPAMEYRHGPISVTTEGTATWMLGTAPEGLAAQVRATGGTWIESGLDPLAELVRVQRLAVAVAAARELDPDRPRHLTRSVILAP; encoded by the coding sequence ATGACCCATGTCGAGAACGAGCTGAACAGCCAGCCGGAGTGCTGGATACGGGCGGCCGAGCAGGCCGAGCGGCACCGGGACGCGCTGCCGCGGACGGGGGAGCGGGTCGCCGTCGTCGGGTGCGGGACCTCGTACTTCATGGCCCAGGCGGTGGCCGCGCTGCGCGAGGGCGCGGGACAGGGCGAGACCGACGCGTTCGCCGCCTCCGAGTTCCCGCACGGGCGGTCCTACGACCGGGTTCTCGCCCTCACCCGGTCCGGCACCACCACCGAGGTACTGGATCTGCTGCGCGAGGCGGCGGGGCGGACCCGCACCACCGCCGTCACCGCCGACCCGGACACCCCGGTCGGAACGGCCGCGGACGACCTCGTCGTGCTGGACTTCGCCGACGAACGCTCCGTCGTCCAGACCCGGTTCGCCACCACCGCGCTCACCCTGCTGCGCGCCCACCTCGGCCTGCACACCGACGCCGTCGTGGCCGACGCCCGCACCGCCCTCGCCGCTCCGCTGCCCGAAGGCCTCGCAGAGTGCGCGCAGTTCACCTTCCTGGGGCGCGGCTGGACCGTCGGACTCGCCAACGAGGCCGGGCTGAAGATGCGCGAGGCCTCCTTGTCCTGGACCGAGTCCTACCCGGCGATGGAGTACCGGCACGGCCCGATCAGCGTGACCACCGAGGGCACCGCCACCTGGATGCTCGGCACGGCACCCGAGGGCCTCGCCGCACAGGTGCGCGCCACCGGCGGGACGTGGATCGAGAGCGGACTGGACCCGCTCGCCGAACTCGTCCGCGTCCAGCGGCTCGCGGTCGCGGTCGCCGCCGCCCGCGAACTCGACCCCGACCGGCCGCGCCATCTCACCCGCTCGGTGATCCTCGCCCCCTGA
- a CDS encoding class II fructose-bisphosphate aldolase produces MPLVPTGELVTRAAAARRAVAAFNVITLEHIEAVIAGAESAGSPVVLQVSENAVKFRYGRLLPLARAAVTAAERAAVPVGLHLDHVQSDDLLRQAPDAGFGSVMYDAARLPYADNLAATRAAADWAHAQGLWIEAELGQIGGKDGLPPLDAHAPGARTEPGRARDFVASTGVDALAVAIGSAHAMTRRTAVLDHALLERLSAALSVPLVLHGSSGVPDGALVAAVGGGIAKVNVGTALNAAMTGAIRDFLAARPEAVDSRAYLGVGREAMAREVRRIIGVLPTAGG; encoded by the coding sequence GTGCCCCTCGTGCCCACCGGCGAGCTGGTCACCCGGGCCGCCGCCGCCCGCCGCGCCGTCGCCGCGTTCAACGTCATCACCCTGGAACACATCGAGGCCGTCATCGCCGGCGCCGAGTCGGCCGGTTCACCCGTGGTGCTCCAAGTCAGCGAGAACGCCGTCAAGTTCCGCTACGGACGGCTCCTGCCACTGGCCCGCGCCGCCGTCACCGCCGCCGAACGGGCGGCCGTCCCCGTCGGACTGCACCTGGACCACGTGCAGAGCGACGACCTGCTGCGCCAGGCGCCCGACGCCGGATTCGGCTCGGTCATGTACGACGCGGCCCGCCTGCCGTACGCCGACAACCTCGCCGCGACCCGCGCCGCCGCCGACTGGGCGCACGCCCAAGGGCTGTGGATCGAGGCCGAGTTGGGACAGATCGGAGGCAAGGACGGCCTGCCCCCGCTGGACGCGCACGCGCCCGGCGCGCGCACCGAACCGGGCCGGGCGCGGGACTTCGTCGCCTCCACCGGCGTCGACGCCCTGGCCGTCGCCATCGGCAGCGCGCACGCCATGACCCGCCGCACCGCCGTACTCGACCACGCCCTGCTGGAACGGCTGTCCGCCGCGCTGAGCGTGCCGCTCGTCCTGCACGGCTCCTCCGGCGTGCCGGACGGCGCACTGGTCGCGGCGGTCGGCGGCGGCATCGCCAAGGTCAACGTCGGCACGGCGCTCAACGCGGCCATGACCGGCGCCATCCGGGACTTCCTCGCCGCCCGGCCCGAGGCCGTCGACTCGCGCGCGTACCTCGGCGTGGGGCGGGAGGCGATGGCCCGCGAGGTACGGCGGATCATCGGGGTGCTGCCCACGGCCGGCGGCTGA
- a CDS encoding methyltransferase → MTTPWGEVELTRFPEDPRDRLRAWDASDAYLLRHLAEEEVPLTGTVVVVGDRWGALVTALARHRPTQITDSFLGQEATRANLARAGVEPGGVGLLTTQDPPPERVDVLLVRVPKSLALLEDQLLRLAPAVHAGTVVVGTGMVKEIHTSTLRLFERILGPTRTSLARQKARLIFCTPDPALERPANPWPYGYALPDGVGAVSGRPVVNHAGVFCADRLDVGTRFLLRHLPDPGARRVVDLGCGNGVVGTAVALADPTAEVLFVDESFQAVASAEATYKANGVPGHAEFRVGDGLAGVASGSVDLVLNNPPFHSHQATTDATAWRMFTGAKRALRPGGELWVIGNRHLGYHVKLKRLFGNSETVASDPKFVVLRAVRKD, encoded by the coding sequence ATGACGACACCGTGGGGCGAGGTCGAGCTGACCCGCTTCCCCGAGGACCCTCGCGACCGGCTGCGTGCCTGGGACGCCTCCGACGCGTACCTGCTGCGCCATCTCGCCGAGGAGGAGGTGCCGCTCACCGGCACGGTCGTGGTGGTCGGGGACCGCTGGGGCGCGCTGGTCACCGCGCTGGCCCGGCACCGGCCGACGCAGATCACCGACTCCTTCCTCGGCCAGGAGGCGACCCGGGCGAACCTGGCGCGGGCCGGTGTGGAGCCGGGCGGCGTGGGGCTGCTCACCACCCAGGACCCGCCTCCGGAGCGGGTGGACGTGCTGCTGGTGCGGGTGCCCAAGAGCCTGGCGCTGCTGGAGGACCAGTTGCTGCGGCTGGCGCCCGCCGTGCACGCGGGCACGGTCGTGGTCGGCACCGGCATGGTGAAGGAGATCCACACCTCGACGCTGCGGCTGTTCGAGCGGATCCTCGGGCCGACCCGGACCTCACTGGCCCGGCAGAAGGCCCGGCTGATCTTCTGCACCCCCGACCCGGCCCTGGAGCGGCCCGCGAACCCGTGGCCGTACGGCTACGCCCTGCCGGACGGCGTCGGCGCGGTGTCGGGGCGGCCGGTGGTCAACCACGCGGGCGTCTTCTGCGCCGACCGGCTGGACGTCGGCACCCGTTTCCTGCTGCGGCACCTGCCGGACCCGGGCGCGCGGCGCGTGGTGGACCTCGGCTGCGGCAACGGCGTGGTGGGGACGGCGGTGGCGCTGGCCGATCCGACGGCCGAGGTCCTGTTCGTGGACGAGTCCTTCCAGGCGGTGGCCTCGGCGGAGGCGACGTACAAGGCGAACGGGGTGCCGGGGCACGCCGAGTTCCGGGTCGGGGACGGGCTGGCCGGGGTCGCCTCCGGCAGTGTGGACCTGGTGCTGAACAACCCGCCCTTCCACTCCCACCAGGCGACCACGGACGCGACGGCCTGGCGGATGTTCACCGGGGCGAAGCGCGCGCTGCGGCCGGGCGGCGAGCTGTGGGTGATCGGCAACCGGCACCTCGGCTATCACGTGAAGCTGAAGCGGTTGTTCGGGAACAGCGAAACGGTGGCGTCGGACCCGAAGTTCGTGGTGCTGCGGGCGGTCAGGAAGGACTAG
- a CDS encoding alpha-ketoglutarate-dependent dioxygenase AlkB — protein MEDELFPRERARVAPGAVHVPDWLDPARQRALLAACREWARPPAGLRTVRTPGGGTMTARQVCLGWHWYPYAYTRYTRTAVDGDGAPVKPFPDWLGELGRRAVTDALGPDAVPAAPYDIALINFYDADARMGMHRDADEEADAPVVSLSLGDTCVFRFGNTATRGKPYTDVELRGGDLFVFGGPSRLAYHGVPRVRPGTAPDWLGLAGRLNITLRVSGR, from the coding sequence ATGGAGGACGAGCTCTTCCCCAGGGAGCGCGCGCGGGTCGCGCCGGGCGCCGTGCACGTCCCGGACTGGCTGGACCCCGCGCGGCAGCGCGCCCTGCTCGCCGCCTGCCGGGAGTGGGCCCGGCCTCCCGCCGGCCTGCGCACGGTCCGCACGCCCGGCGGCGGCACGATGACCGCGCGCCAGGTCTGCCTGGGCTGGCACTGGTACCCGTACGCCTACACCCGCTACACCCGCACCGCCGTGGACGGCGACGGCGCCCCCGTCAAACCGTTCCCGGACTGGCTCGGCGAACTGGGCCGGCGCGCGGTGACCGACGCCCTCGGCCCGGACGCCGTACCGGCCGCGCCGTACGACATCGCGCTGATCAACTTCTACGACGCCGACGCCCGCATGGGCATGCACCGCGACGCCGACGAGGAGGCCGACGCGCCGGTGGTCTCCCTCAGCCTCGGCGACACCTGCGTGTTCCGCTTCGGCAACACCGCCACGCGCGGCAAGCCGTACACCGACGTCGAGCTGCGCGGCGGCGACCTGTTCGTCTTCGGCGGCCCCTCCCGGCTCGCCTACCACGGCGTGCCGCGCGTCCGCCCGGGCACCGCACCGGACTGGCTGGGCCTGGCCGGGCGGCTGAACATCACCCTGCGGGTGAGCGGCCGGTAG
- a CDS encoding ROK family protein gives MNGKADPRTTGERTTSRARLDRGRGALGPALELVHTGRAPTRAVLTAELGVTRATAGAVAAELEALGLIRVDARPGSAAGSQGRPSHRLEVAEDGPVVLAAQIHADGFRAALVGLGGRIVATAPGCETVEADPAKVLGSVVEAGAELLRATGRRCVGAGLAVPSAVAEPDGLALNPLHVAWPVGAPVRRTFAECVRAAGITGPAFTGNDVNLVALAEHRHGAGRGARDLLCVATGHRGVGGALVLDGRLHTGSSGLALEVGHLTVNPEGRPCHCGSRGCLDVEADPLALLVEAGREPGPEVSLLRQADDLLRTQYDDPAVRRAAEALVDRLGLGLAGLVNILNPDRIILGGLHRTLLAADPGRLRAVVADRSLWGQSGGVPILPCTLDHSSLVGAGELAWQPVLDDPLTALAAGTE, from the coding sequence ATGAACGGCAAGGCGGATCCCCGGACAACGGGGGAGAGGACCACCTCGAGGGCGCGGCTGGACCGGGGGCGCGGTGCCCTCGGACCCGCGCTGGAGCTGGTGCACACCGGACGGGCGCCGACCCGGGCCGTGCTCACCGCCGAACTCGGCGTCACCCGGGCGACGGCGGGCGCGGTGGCCGCCGAACTGGAGGCACTGGGCCTGATCCGCGTGGACGCCCGGCCCGGCTCCGCGGCCGGCTCCCAGGGCCGCCCCTCGCACCGGCTGGAGGTCGCCGAGGACGGGCCGGTGGTCCTCGCGGCGCAGATCCACGCCGACGGCTTCCGGGCCGCGCTGGTCGGGCTCGGCGGCCGGATCGTGGCGACCGCGCCCGGCTGCGAGACCGTCGAGGCCGACCCCGCCAAGGTGCTCGGCAGCGTCGTGGAGGCGGGCGCCGAGCTGCTGCGCGCGACCGGCCGACGCTGTGTCGGCGCCGGGCTCGCCGTGCCGTCCGCCGTCGCCGAACCCGACGGCCTGGCCCTCAATCCGCTGCACGTGGCCTGGCCCGTCGGCGCGCCCGTCCGGCGGACCTTCGCGGAGTGCGTGCGCGCCGCCGGCATCACCGGGCCCGCGTTCACGGGCAACGACGTCAACCTCGTCGCGCTCGCCGAGCACCGGCACGGCGCCGGCCGGGGCGCGCGGGACCTGCTGTGCGTGGCCACCGGCCACCGCGGGGTCGGCGGCGCGCTCGTCCTGGACGGCCGGCTGCACACCGGCAGTTCGGGGCTCGCGCTGGAGGTCGGCCATCTCACGGTCAACCCCGAGGGCCGCCCCTGCCACTGCGGCAGCCGCGGCTGCCTGGACGTGGAGGCGGACCCGCTGGCCCTGCTGGTGGAGGCCGGCCGCGAGCCCGGACCCGAGGTGTCGCTGCTGCGGCAGGCCGACGACCTGCTGCGCACCCAGTACGACGATCCGGCCGTCCGCAGGGCGGCCGAAGCCCTCGTCGACCGCCTCGGCCTCGGACTGGCCGGCCTGGTCAACATCCTGAACCCGGACCGCATCATCCTCGGCGGTCTGCACCGCACCCTGCTGGCGGCCGACCCGGGCCGGCTGCGCGCGGTGGTCGCGGACCGCAGCCTGTGGGGTCAGAGCGGCGGCGTCCCCATCCTGCCGTGCACCCTGGACCACAGCAGCCTGGTCGGCGCCGGGGAACTGGCCTGGCAGCCGGTCCTGGACGACCCGCTGACGGCACTGGCCGCGGGCACGGAGTGA